A genomic region of Gemmata massiliana contains the following coding sequences:
- a CDS encoding 1,9-bis(guanidino)-5-aza-nonane synthase, with product MPTKTDYLHTPVEHIDVTKFNPVPLVEAMGRTAFTARDLARAADITHRMVGDKDCGVILCLAGSLVSAGLKKVFADAIRCNMVDAIVSTGANIVDQDFFEALGFRHWVGEEKLRSGMFDAELRDLHIDRIYDTLIDEDELRICDDITRVIADELEPRPHSSREYIRAMGAYLERNGCKTPDSIVYEAFKAEVPIFCPAFSDCSAGFGLVAHQHARGDGPKLSLDSAKDFYELTQLKIANPTTGLFMVGGGVPKNFAQDIVVAADVMGQEVPMHKYAVQVTIADVRDGALSGSTLKEASSWGKVDLAFEQMVYSEATLAVPLIFGYAYHKGSWKARTGRKWNRLLEPVAVS from the coding sequence GTGCCGACGAAAACGGACTACCTGCACACCCCCGTCGAACACATCGACGTCACGAAATTCAACCCGGTGCCGCTGGTCGAGGCGATGGGCCGGACCGCGTTCACCGCGCGCGATCTGGCTCGTGCTGCGGACATCACGCACCGCATGGTGGGAGACAAAGATTGCGGCGTGATTCTGTGCCTGGCCGGGTCACTCGTGAGTGCCGGGCTGAAGAAGGTGTTCGCCGACGCGATCCGGTGTAACATGGTGGACGCGATCGTTTCCACCGGCGCGAACATCGTGGACCAGGACTTCTTCGAGGCGCTCGGGTTCCGGCACTGGGTCGGTGAGGAAAAACTGCGCTCGGGGATGTTCGACGCGGAGTTGCGCGACCTGCACATCGACCGGATCTACGACACTCTCATCGACGAGGACGAACTGCGCATCTGCGACGATATCACGCGCGTGATCGCGGACGAACTGGAGCCGCGCCCGCACTCGTCGCGCGAGTACATCCGGGCGATGGGCGCGTACCTGGAGCGGAACGGGTGCAAGACCCCGGATAGCATCGTGTACGAGGCGTTCAAAGCCGAGGTGCCGATTTTCTGCCCGGCGTTCTCGGACTGCTCCGCGGGGTTCGGGTTGGTCGCGCACCAGCACGCGCGGGGCGACGGCCCGAAACTCTCGCTGGACAGCGCGAAGGACTTCTACGAACTGACGCAGTTGAAGATCGCGAACCCAACGACGGGCCTGTTCATGGTGGGCGGCGGGGTGCCGAAGAACTTCGCGCAAGACATCGTCGTCGCGGCCGACGTGATGGGCCAGGAAGTGCCCATGCACAAGTACGCGGTGCAGGTGACGATAGCGGACGTCCGCGACGGCGCGCTCTCCGGGAGCACGCTGAAGGAAGCATCAAGTTGGGGCAAGGTCGATCTCGCGTTCGAGCAGATGGTGTACAGCGAAGCAACGCTGGCGGTTCCGCTGATCTTCGGGTATGCGTACCACAAGGGTTCGTGGAAGGCCCGTACCGGTCGCAAGTGGAACCGGTTACTCGAACCCGTCGCCGTGTCGTGA
- a CDS encoding tRNA-uridine aminocarboxypropyltransferase, which yields MSADRDPTPCPTCRLHKWLCLCAQAPRVATRTSLLLVVHVHELGRTSNTARLLTLAVRGAALVGHGGREAPADLLSHVPAGATPVVLYPGRGARTLTPELVATLPSPLALIVPDGNWKQAGRMVKRIPVLDGAMKVALPTRAFEGSALRRNRPGHRMSTYEAVAQALGVLEGEAVGGPLLDFYRRATDRMLLVRGKLKLGDVYGGVEDSLSGSVLPPRSPDPGPC from the coding sequence ATGTCCGCCGACCGCGACCCGACCCCGTGTCCCACCTGTCGCCTCCACAAATGGCTGTGCCTGTGCGCGCAGGCCCCGCGAGTCGCGACCCGCACCTCGCTCCTTCTGGTCGTCCACGTCCACGAATTGGGCCGGACGAGCAACACGGCCCGCCTCCTCACGCTGGCGGTCCGCGGCGCCGCGCTCGTCGGTCACGGGGGGCGGGAAGCCCCGGCCGACCTGCTGTCCCACGTGCCCGCGGGCGCGACCCCGGTCGTGCTCTACCCCGGCCGCGGGGCGCGGACGCTGACGCCGGAACTCGTCGCCACACTTCCCTCGCCGCTGGCACTCATCGTCCCGGACGGCAACTGGAAGCAGGCGGGCCGCATGGTGAAGCGGATACCGGTCCTCGACGGCGCCATGAAGGTCGCGCTCCCGACTCGCGCCTTTGAGGGCTCCGCCTTGCGCCGCAACCGGCCGGGGCACCGCATGTCGACCTACGAGGCCGTGGCCCAGGCGCTCGGGGTTCTGGAGGGCGAGGCGGTCGGCGGGCCGCTCCTCGACTTCTATCGGCGAGCCACCGATCGAATGCTACTCGTTCGCGGCAAGCTCAAACTTGGCGACGTGTACGGCGGTGTCGAAGACTCGCTTTCGGGGAGCGTTCTTCCGCCCCGCTCGCCCGACCCCGGCCCGTGTTGA
- the lhgO gene encoding L-2-hydroxyglutarate oxidase, producing MQTSDLVVVGGGIVGLATAYQFTKRCPGKRVVVLEKEDRVAVHQTGHNSGVLHSGIYYKPGSLKAINCRAGKKAMEAFCTEEGIAHEICGKVIVAVSDADLPALNRIYERGQANGINCTVIDKARLAELEPQVSGVAAIHVPEAGIVNYRQVCERLAEKVRLAGGAVVFGAKVTSVHRKPDGVTVVSSGGAFTASQLVNCAGLHSDRVARLTGQNPGAQIVPFRGEYFELKPSAYRLCRNLIYPTPDPQFPFLGVHFTRMIDGSVECGPNAVLAFGREAYSFFRLNPRDLLETLAYRGFARMGLKHWKMGLGEMWRSLSKAAFVRALQRLVPEITADDLKPAPAGIRAQAVAPDGGLVDDFLIQEAERVVNVCNAPSPAATASLQIGETIVDRVAPRFA from the coding sequence ATGCAGACGAGCGATTTGGTGGTTGTTGGTGGCGGGATCGTCGGGCTGGCAACGGCCTACCAATTCACCAAGCGGTGCCCCGGGAAACGGGTCGTTGTGCTGGAGAAAGAGGATCGGGTCGCGGTTCACCAGACTGGCCACAACTCCGGCGTCCTTCACTCGGGCATTTACTATAAGCCCGGTTCACTCAAAGCGATCAACTGTCGCGCGGGCAAGAAGGCGATGGAGGCCTTCTGTACGGAGGAGGGCATCGCCCACGAGATTTGTGGCAAGGTGATCGTCGCTGTGTCCGACGCGGACTTGCCCGCACTCAATCGCATCTACGAGCGCGGACAGGCGAACGGCATCAACTGCACCGTCATCGACAAGGCGCGGCTCGCGGAACTGGAGCCGCAGGTGAGCGGTGTGGCCGCGATCCACGTTCCCGAAGCGGGGATCGTGAACTACCGCCAGGTGTGCGAGCGCCTCGCCGAGAAAGTGCGCCTCGCGGGTGGGGCCGTGGTGTTCGGCGCGAAGGTTACCTCCGTTCACCGCAAGCCGGACGGCGTGACGGTGGTGAGTAGTGGGGGAGCGTTCACCGCGTCCCAATTGGTGAACTGCGCCGGATTGCACTCGGACCGCGTTGCGCGGCTCACGGGTCAGAACCCCGGCGCCCAGATCGTGCCATTCCGCGGGGAATACTTCGAGCTGAAACCGTCCGCGTACCGGTTGTGTCGGAACCTGATTTACCCGACCCCGGACCCGCAGTTCCCGTTCCTCGGGGTCCACTTCACGCGGATGATCGACGGGTCCGTCGAGTGCGGCCCCAACGCGGTGCTCGCGTTCGGGCGCGAGGCGTACTCGTTCTTCCGGCTGAACCCGCGCGACCTGCTCGAAACACTTGCCTACCGCGGTTTCGCCCGGATGGGCCTGAAGCACTGGAAAATGGGCCTCGGCGAAATGTGGCGGTCGCTGAGCAAGGCCGCGTTCGTTCGCGCGCTTCAGCGGCTGGTGCCCGAAATCACCGCCGACGATCTGAAACCGGCGCCGGCTGGGATTCGCGCTCAGGCCGTGGCGCCGGACGGCGGACTGGTGGACGACTTCCTCATTCAAGAAGCCGAGCGCGTGGTGAATGTGTGTAACGCGCCCTCGCCCGCGGCCACGGCGTCGCTCCAGATCGGTGAAACGATCGTAGACCGGGTCGCCCCGCGCTTTGCGTAG
- a CDS encoding sugar phosphate isomerase/epimerase family protein, whose translation MYVACSTLSFSKVSLEDALRTVREMRFTKADLAIHDGSSQLTPAEVAADVGRVAQRLKASNLPLAAIHLVIGASDPAVARVQFHAVCRLARVSTVPLITIPAAPIGSDLDVEVARLQDWVRVAETEGVILAVETHSATVTADPLGAAELCRRVPGLALTLDPSHYHVGPHAKSDYDSLYRYVRHVRVRDTGSMPNQFQVRIGQGELEYGKVISQLDRCRYDRALTVDIRDMPENSFPVEPEVRKLKYLLESLV comes from the coding sequence GTGTACGTTGCCTGCTCGACGCTTAGCTTTAGCAAGGTGTCGCTGGAGGACGCCCTTCGCACTGTTCGCGAGATGCGATTCACGAAGGCCGACCTCGCGATCCACGACGGCAGTTCTCAGCTCACGCCCGCAGAAGTGGCCGCCGACGTCGGGCGCGTGGCTCAGCGCCTGAAGGCCTCGAACCTGCCGCTCGCGGCGATCCATCTTGTGATCGGTGCGTCCGATCCGGCTGTTGCGCGGGTGCAGTTCCACGCCGTGTGCCGGCTGGCGCGCGTTTCGACCGTGCCTCTGATTACGATTCCCGCCGCACCGATCGGGAGCGATTTGGACGTCGAAGTCGCGCGGTTGCAGGACTGGGTGCGCGTCGCGGAAACCGAGGGCGTGATTCTGGCCGTCGAAACGCACTCGGCGACTGTCACCGCGGACCCGCTCGGCGCGGCCGAACTGTGCCGTCGCGTACCCGGGCTGGCGCTAACGCTCGACCCGAGCCACTATCACGTCGGTCCACACGCAAAATCTGATTACGACAGCCTTTACAGGTACGTGCGTCACGTGCGGGTGCGGGACACGGGGAGCATGCCCAACCAGTTCCAGGTGCGCATCGGCCAGGGCGAACTCGAATACGGTAAGGTGATCTCGCAGCTCGACCGGTGCCGCTACGACCGGGCGCTGACGGTCGACATCCGGGATATGCCCGAAAACTCGTTCCCCGTTGAACCCGAAGTGCGCAAACTGAAGTACCTGCTCGAATCGCTCGTGTGA
- the ispD gene encoding 2-C-methyl-D-erythritol 4-phosphate cytidylyltransferase, which produces MSQCAVIIPAAGRSSRFGGAEKKPFVSLDGRPVWQRTAEVFWSRPDVSKVYLVIAPEDRDDFRTRFRPLLVFVENVEVVEGGAERFESVANALARVPEDVQLVAVHDAVRPLVTPALLDSVFHAAKEHGAAMLAVPVADTLKQVDPATNRITGTVPRAGVWQAQTPQVFRRDWLVEAYARRTSLNVPITDDAQLIEAIGHSVVVVPSAPINFKITTKDDLDLAAAILKARSAAKASEPEGPRWGAFDDEAKW; this is translated from the coding sequence ATGTCTCAATGCGCGGTCATTATCCCCGCAGCGGGGCGGTCGTCGCGGTTCGGCGGCGCGGAAAAGAAGCCGTTCGTGTCGCTCGACGGGCGCCCGGTGTGGCAGCGCACGGCGGAAGTTTTTTGGTCACGCCCCGATGTGAGTAAGGTCTATCTGGTGATCGCACCCGAGGACCGCGACGATTTCCGCACGCGCTTCCGCCCCCTACTGGTATTCGTCGAGAACGTGGAAGTCGTTGAGGGAGGGGCGGAGCGGTTCGAGTCGGTCGCGAACGCGCTCGCCCGCGTACCGGAAGACGTACAACTGGTCGCGGTCCACGACGCGGTCCGGCCGCTCGTCACCCCTGCGCTACTCGATTCCGTATTTCACGCGGCCAAAGAACACGGGGCCGCTATGCTCGCGGTGCCGGTCGCCGACACACTCAAACAGGTCGATCCCGCCACGAACCGCATTACGGGAACGGTCCCACGGGCGGGTGTTTGGCAGGCGCAAACGCCGCAAGTGTTCCGACGCGACTGGCTCGTCGAGGCATACGCGCGCCGCACGTCGTTGAACGTCCCCATTACCGACGACGCCCAACTAATCGAAGCGATCGGCCACTCGGTCGTGGTCGTTCCCAGCGCGCCGATAAACTTCAAAATCACCACTAAAGATGATTTGGACCTCGCGGCCGCGATTCTAAAAGCTCGCTCCGCCGCGAAAGCGAGTGAACCCGAAGGGCCGCGTTGGGGGGCGTTCGACGACGAGGCGAAGTGGTAA
- a CDS encoding acyl-ACP desaturase, whose protein sequence is MLAQLESKFHDLYLEYFHKAEAHRRWNVLNDVPWDQITTTPNPEIAAIIQTFMAVEMFLPDYTSKIMHLVRSSRGRAWFQANWGYEESKHSLVLEMWITKSGARSVEQVHAFQDDVLSREWDLPYETPLEMILYTTLQEFATSVNYRGLRRVAQASGDGALNKALTLLARDETGHFEFFKNGTKLFMDQDRDRVLEALNKVIHTFKMPAQTLIPDFGPHGKLLHELGIFDDRIYIRDVVRPVLKALGVEPEEMREARQRLRAA, encoded by the coding sequence GTGCTCGCACAGTTGGAAAGTAAGTTCCACGATTTGTATTTGGAGTATTTCCACAAAGCGGAAGCGCACCGGCGCTGGAACGTCTTGAACGACGTCCCCTGGGACCAGATCACCACCACGCCGAACCCGGAAATCGCGGCGATCATTCAGACGTTCATGGCCGTGGAGATGTTCCTGCCGGACTACACCTCCAAGATCATGCACCTCGTTCGCTCCAGCCGCGGGCGCGCGTGGTTCCAGGCGAACTGGGGGTACGAAGAGTCGAAGCACTCGCTCGTGCTCGAGATGTGGATCACGAAATCCGGGGCGCGCTCCGTGGAGCAGGTCCACGCATTTCAAGACGACGTTCTCAGTCGCGAGTGGGATCTGCCCTACGAAACGCCACTGGAGATGATCCTTTACACGACGCTCCAGGAGTTCGCGACCTCGGTGAACTACCGCGGGCTGCGCCGGGTCGCACAGGCGTCCGGTGACGGCGCGCTCAACAAGGCGCTGACGTTACTCGCACGCGACGAGACCGGGCACTTCGAGTTCTTCAAGAACGGGACCAAGCTGTTCATGGACCAGGACCGGGACCGCGTGCTCGAAGCGCTCAACAAGGTGATTCACACGTTCAAGATGCCCGCACAGACGCTGATCCCGGATTTCGGCCCGCACGGGAAACTGCTGCACGAACTGGGTATCTTCGACGACCGCATTTACATCCGCGACGTGGTGCGCCCGGTTCTTAAAGCACTGGGTGTCGAACCCGAAGAGATGCGCGAGGCACGTCAACGACTGAGAGCGGCCTGA
- a CDS encoding sugar phosphate isomerase/epimerase family protein yields the protein MSTLSRRSFLATGAVAASGGLWPGLAQGAEDAAKFKLGLVTYNVPKDWDLPTILKVCQEVGIAAVECRTTHKHGVECSLTAEQRKDVKKRFADAGVVFWGCGSVCEFHSADPVVVKKNVEDCKAFVQLVHDIGGTGVKVRPNGVPKGGDEQKTFEQIGAALRECGKAADEAGVEIWVEVHGAVTQLPKNMKAIMEACGHKKVGVTWNSNGTDITNKSVAAGFEMLKPYIKSCHINDLTNDAKGAYPYRELFKLLRGSGYDRYTLCEVGTAYDAEKGTAFLKGYKKLWEELVKG from the coding sequence ATGAGCACCCTTTCACGTCGTTCGTTTCTCGCAACCGGGGCAGTCGCGGCCTCGGGCGGTTTGTGGCCCGGCCTCGCGCAAGGAGCGGAGGACGCCGCTAAGTTCAAACTCGGACTCGTGACGTACAACGTGCCGAAGGATTGGGATCTTCCGACCATCCTGAAAGTGTGTCAGGAGGTCGGGATCGCGGCGGTCGAGTGCCGCACGACGCACAAACACGGCGTCGAGTGCTCGCTGACTGCGGAGCAGCGAAAGGACGTCAAGAAGCGGTTCGCGGACGCGGGAGTCGTGTTCTGGGGCTGCGGGAGCGTGTGCGAGTTTCACTCGGCCGACCCCGTAGTGGTGAAGAAGAACGTCGAAGATTGCAAGGCGTTCGTGCAGCTCGTTCACGACATCGGTGGAACGGGCGTGAAGGTGCGGCCCAACGGGGTGCCGAAGGGGGGCGATGAGCAAAAGACCTTCGAGCAAATTGGCGCGGCCCTTCGAGAGTGCGGAAAAGCAGCGGACGAGGCCGGAGTCGAGATTTGGGTCGAGGTTCACGGGGCCGTCACGCAGCTCCCCAAAAACATGAAGGCCATCATGGAGGCGTGCGGCCACAAGAAAGTCGGTGTGACCTGGAACTCGAACGGGACCGACATCACGAACAAGTCCGTCGCGGCCGGGTTCGAGATGCTCAAGCCGTACATCAAGTCGTGCCACATCAATGACTTAACGAACGACGCGAAGGGCGCGTACCCGTACCGCGAGTTGTTCAAACTTCTGCGCGGTTCGGGATACGATCGCTACACGCTGTGCGAGGTCGGTACCGCTTACGACGCGGAGAAGGGTACCGCGTTCCTGAAGGGGTACAAGAAGTTATGGGAGGAACTGGTGAAGGGGTAA
- a CDS encoding coiled-coil domain-containing protein — protein MNRGTLLTAFGGTLLAVTLVSGVGWVAAQQGTRPESVGDGAAPVAKVNAEPGNAPSQPAEPGALDEDKKVRDQIKTLALQALQLKEQLQVREKEFERLAEEAEKRAVRRAALQKEFDEVEAEYQKLSREIVKMEAELAVLKRRAARPVSEPEAASIQQEMSRDPSLKDLSAELQSAQKQLRTVVEQGIGETTPLIQKQKEKVAELEKRCDALRASVQGEIIARLKVELSQTLRDRIVKQSMEVEIQKEVLEVIRSRRDVSARMLSDAISGTVGQRGRDADFDAKRDSLAKIQAEITRLQLKREGIVTPRMDETEAKLDLLIREIAELRKEVRELKSKK, from the coding sequence ATGAACCGTGGAACTTTACTCACCGCGTTCGGTGGAACTCTGTTGGCCGTGACGCTCGTTTCCGGGGTCGGTTGGGTCGCGGCCCAGCAGGGTACAAGGCCCGAGTCCGTGGGAGATGGGGCCGCACCTGTCGCAAAGGTGAACGCGGAACCGGGCAACGCGCCTTCGCAGCCAGCAGAGCCAGGGGCACTCGATGAAGACAAGAAGGTTCGCGATCAGATAAAAACCCTGGCATTACAGGCCCTACAGCTGAAGGAACAATTACAAGTACGAGAAAAAGAATTTGAAAGGCTGGCAGAGGAGGCCGAGAAACGCGCGGTCCGGCGTGCAGCGCTGCAAAAGGAGTTCGACGAGGTCGAGGCTGAGTATCAGAAGTTGAGTCGTGAGATAGTCAAAATGGAGGCGGAACTTGCTGTCTTGAAAAGGCGCGCTGCAAGGCCGGTCTCTGAGCCCGAAGCAGCTTCGATTCAGCAGGAAATGAGTCGAGACCCGAGTCTCAAAGATTTGTCGGCCGAACTTCAGTCGGCTCAAAAGCAATTGAGAACGGTCGTTGAGCAAGGAATTGGTGAAACGACGCCCTTGATCCAAAAACAAAAAGAGAAAGTCGCCGAACTCGAAAAGCGATGCGACGCTCTGCGAGCTTCCGTTCAGGGTGAGATCATTGCACGACTCAAGGTGGAGCTCTCCCAAACTCTACGTGACCGGATTGTGAAACAATCGATGGAAGTCGAAATCCAGAAGGAGGTTCTCGAAGTAATACGGTCTCGTCGCGATGTTTCAGCTAGGATGCTCAGCGACGCGATCTCTGGTACGGTCGGACAAAGAGGGCGCGACGCGGATTTTGACGCTAAGCGTGACTCACTCGCAAAAATTCAGGCTGAAATCACGCGACTGCAACTCAAGCGCGAAGGAATTGTCACGCCGCGTATGGACGAAACCGAGGCGAAGCTCGATTTACTCATCCGTGAAATTGCCGAACTGCGTAAGGAAGTTCGTGAGTTGAAGAGCAAGAAATGA
- a CDS encoding CPBP family intramembrane glutamic endopeptidase, producing MTIDPEVVRMATSGAFVAAAVVPVGVIALALRPKGEALLPRWRAFPVPWSGFEVTAAFLVFWLVLPVVILQVLNESGFFQLVYGDDFPHADAKGLDPEFKAETTTLRMLWVGVLGLPLQIGILILTRYSLYPKWHPRAGGSIAGQIALAAVAWCAITPVVLVLNWAVNTIAQSLGFPPEQHSLAKLGGRPLRDQVLFVLEACLGAPFREEIVIRGIMLWWCMGRMKLPNGGVSQGTAVRPWIVMFVATAITAQSGKWQPVALACVLTAGLGVLWRFTRTGARRARAVYVTAAFFGLIHTVWPNPIPLFALGLALGWLAVRTNGLLVPVLVHSLFNAVSVVFVLRSAAAQ from the coding sequence GTGACCATTGATCCAGAAGTCGTGCGCATGGCGACATCGGGCGCATTTGTCGCAGCCGCGGTAGTGCCGGTGGGAGTAATCGCCCTTGCGCTTCGGCCGAAGGGTGAAGCACTCCTACCACGGTGGAGGGCGTTCCCGGTGCCGTGGAGCGGGTTCGAGGTGACGGCAGCGTTCCTCGTGTTCTGGCTCGTGTTACCCGTCGTGATACTGCAGGTGCTCAACGAGAGCGGGTTCTTCCAACTCGTTTACGGCGACGATTTCCCGCACGCGGACGCGAAAGGGCTCGATCCTGAATTTAAGGCAGAAACGACCACGCTGCGGATGCTCTGGGTGGGCGTATTGGGGCTGCCGCTCCAGATCGGCATCCTCATACTGACGCGGTATTCCCTATATCCGAAGTGGCACCCGCGAGCGGGCGGGAGCATCGCGGGACAAATTGCACTCGCGGCCGTCGCGTGGTGCGCGATCACCCCGGTCGTGTTGGTGCTGAATTGGGCCGTCAACACGATCGCACAAAGCCTGGGCTTTCCGCCCGAGCAACACTCGCTCGCGAAACTCGGCGGACGCCCGCTGCGCGATCAGGTGCTGTTTGTGCTGGAAGCGTGCCTCGGCGCGCCGTTTCGCGAAGAGATCGTGATCCGCGGCATCATGCTGTGGTGGTGCATGGGCCGCATGAAACTCCCCAACGGAGGTGTGTCACAGGGAACTGCCGTGCGGCCGTGGATCGTGATGTTTGTGGCCACCGCGATCACGGCCCAGAGCGGGAAGTGGCAGCCGGTGGCTTTGGCGTGTGTGCTGACAGCAGGGTTGGGGGTGCTGTGGCGGTTCACTCGCACCGGCGCGCGACGGGCACGCGCCGTCTACGTGACAGCCGCCTTTTTCGGGCTGATCCACACCGTCTGGCCGAACCCGATTCCCCTATTCGCGCTAGGACTCGCGCTCGGCTGGCTCGCGGTGCGCACCAACGGGTTACTCGTTCCCGTACTCGTCCACTCGCTGTTCAACGCGGTGTCGGTGGTGTTCGTGTTGCGGAGCGCCGCCGCGCAGTGA
- the purQ gene encoding phosphoribosylformylglycinamidine synthase I, translated as MPTPHALILRAPGTNCDHEVQTAFELVGGHSTRLHLNALRENPKQLRDYQILVLPGGFSYGDDVGAGKVQALYMQHFLADAMRKFRDQEKLILGICNGFQVMLKAGLLMPPDEDGPLATLTNNDSGHYEDRWIHLQATPGKCPFLKGIDRVAMPVGHGEGKFVCRKEWIAKGLEQSGQIALRYVDANGSRGGYPINPNGAQDDIAGICDTTGRALGLMPHPDRHLFPTQHPQWTRRGLKPEGDGLQLFRNAVEFFKD; from the coding sequence ATGCCAACACCGCACGCGCTGATTCTTCGGGCACCCGGCACTAATTGCGATCATGAAGTGCAGACCGCGTTCGAGCTGGTTGGCGGGCACAGCACGCGCCTGCACCTGAACGCGCTCCGCGAGAACCCGAAGCAGCTCCGCGACTACCAGATCCTCGTGCTCCCGGGTGGCTTCTCCTACGGCGACGACGTGGGAGCGGGCAAGGTACAAGCCCTGTACATGCAGCATTTCCTCGCGGACGCGATGCGGAAATTCCGCGACCAGGAGAAGCTGATTCTCGGTATCTGCAACGGCTTCCAGGTGATGCTGAAGGCCGGGCTACTCATGCCGCCGGACGAGGACGGCCCGCTCGCCACGCTCACGAACAACGACAGCGGGCACTACGAGGATCGTTGGATTCACTTGCAGGCCACGCCGGGAAAGTGCCCGTTCCTCAAGGGTATTGATCGCGTGGCGATGCCGGTGGGCCACGGCGAGGGGAAGTTCGTGTGCCGCAAGGAGTGGATCGCCAAGGGGCTGGAGCAGTCCGGGCAGATCGCGCTCCGGTACGTGGACGCGAACGGCTCGCGCGGTGGGTACCCTATCAACCCGAACGGCGCCCAGGACGACATCGCGGGCATCTGCGACACCACCGGTCGCGCGCTGGGGCTGATGCCGCATCCGGACCGGCACTTGTTCCCGACGCAGCACCCGCAATGGACGCGGCGCGGGCTGAAACCCGAGGGCGACGGGCTGCAACTCTTCCGGAACGCGGTGGAGTTCTTCAAAGATTGA
- the ftsY gene encoding signal recognition particle-docking protein FtsY, with the protein MLGRLFKGIKAGLTKTKGVFGGVFDLLRGKGRVDQAFLDELEKRLYLADVGTQATLLIVDRVRQGFRDKEITGEIETFVKGQLRELLTDASPGINYQATGPTVVMIAGVNGAGKTTSIAKLANRLHADGKKVLLAACDTFRAAAVEQLTVWAGRIGCEIVKQGQNADPSAVAHDACEKAKARGFDVLIVDTAGRLHTQTHLMKELEKIHRIVTRQIPGAPHEVLLVLDATTGQNALTQAEQFSKSVKCTGIILSKLDGTAKGGSVFAIKQKLGLPVKFIGVGEQIDDMESFDPDAFVNALFEKE; encoded by the coding sequence ATGTTGGGGCGGCTGTTCAAGGGCATCAAGGCGGGGCTGACGAAAACGAAGGGCGTCTTCGGTGGCGTGTTCGACCTGCTGCGCGGGAAGGGCCGGGTCGATCAGGCGTTCCTCGATGAACTCGAAAAGCGTCTGTACCTCGCGGACGTGGGGACGCAGGCCACGCTCCTGATCGTCGACCGCGTGCGGCAGGGGTTCCGCGACAAGGAAATTACGGGCGAGATCGAAACGTTTGTGAAGGGCCAACTTCGCGAACTGCTCACGGACGCTTCCCCCGGCATCAACTACCAGGCGACCGGCCCCACCGTGGTCATGATCGCGGGGGTGAACGGGGCCGGCAAAACCACGTCCATCGCGAAACTCGCGAACCGGCTCCACGCGGACGGCAAGAAGGTGCTGCTCGCGGCGTGCGACACGTTCCGCGCCGCGGCAGTCGAGCAACTGACCGTGTGGGCCGGGCGCATCGGTTGTGAGATCGTCAAACAGGGCCAGAACGCGGACCCGTCCGCGGTGGCACACGACGCTTGCGAGAAGGCCAAGGCGCGCGGGTTCGATGTCCTCATCGTGGACACCGCGGGCCGGCTCCACACGCAAACGCACCTGATGAAAGAACTTGAGAAGATCCACCGCATCGTGACGCGGCAAATTCCGGGCGCGCCGCACGAAGTGCTGCTCGTGTTGGACGCGACCACCGGGCAGAACGCGCTTACGCAGGCCGAGCAGTTCTCGAAATCGGTGAAATGCACCGGCATCATCCTGTCGAAACTGGACGGCACCGCGAAGGGCGGATCAGTGTTCGCGATCAAGCAGAAACTCGGGCTGCCCGTCAAGTTCATCGGGGTCGGCGAGCAGATCGACGACATGGAGTCGTTCGACCCGGATGCGTTCGTCAACGCCCTGTTCGAGAAGGAATAA